The Desulfuromonas versatilis genome has a segment encoding these proteins:
- a CDS encoding proton-conducting transporter transmembrane domain-containing protein produces the protein MLAVLILFPMAVAVLAHFIPWYRGRSWLLPASGALHLVLAVLVSTDGGPGWGSWVGLDPLSTLVLLVTSLLFFGCSVYAVDYLELRRDRGNRQMVPCLLTFLSAMTLAVTARHLGVLWFAVETTTIASAPLIYYNRNRLSIEATWKYLLICSVGIALAMLGLLFVAYAGLAGGEPVSLQLDRLLAGGAHLSRPWLHAGFVFLLVGFGTKMGLAPLHSWKPDAYGEAPGMVGALLAGGLTSVAFLGILRGVQIMGAAGDGALARQMLLGLGLLSLVLAAVFMVRQRDIKRLLAYSSIEHMGILALGVGIGGLAAFGALLHLVNNALTKGCLFLAAGNIHRAFASKRLEDIRGATTRLPLSGGLFLAGFLAITGSPPFGPFLSEFTILRGMFQAGQGPLAALVLLLLATVFIGMGATVLSVAQGDPPAGEAPFRDRLLLVAPPLGFLLAILLLGLYLPEPLRHLLENAASLLEVQP, from the coding sequence ATGCTGGCTGTGCTGATCCTCTTTCCCATGGCCGTGGCGGTGCTCGCCCACTTCATCCCCTGGTACCGGGGGCGCTCCTGGCTGCTGCCGGCAAGCGGCGCGCTGCACCTGGTGCTGGCCGTCCTGGTGAGCACCGACGGCGGGCCAGGGTGGGGCTCCTGGGTCGGTCTCGACCCCCTCTCGACCCTGGTCCTGCTGGTCACCAGCCTGCTGTTTTTCGGTTGCTCGGTCTACGCCGTGGACTACCTGGAGCTGCGCCGCGACCGCGGCAACCGGCAGATGGTCCCCTGCCTGTTGACCTTCTTGTCGGCCATGACCCTGGCGGTGACCGCCCGTCACCTGGGGGTGCTCTGGTTCGCCGTGGAGACCACCACCATCGCCAGCGCCCCGCTGATCTACTACAACCGCAACCGCCTCTCCATCGAGGCGACCTGGAAGTACCTGCTGATCTGTTCGGTGGGGATCGCCCTGGCCATGCTCGGCCTGCTGTTCGTGGCCTACGCCGGGTTGGCCGGCGGCGAGCCGGTCAGCCTGCAGCTCGACCGCCTGCTGGCGGGCGGCGCCCACCTCTCCCGCCCCTGGCTGCATGCGGGGTTCGTCTTTCTGCTGGTCGGCTTCGGCACCAAGATGGGGCTGGCGCCGCTGCATTCGTGGAAACCCGACGCCTACGGCGAGGCGCCCGGCATGGTCGGCGCCCTGCTCGCCGGGGGGCTGACCAGCGTGGCCTTTCTGGGCATCCTGCGCGGGGTGCAAATCATGGGTGCCGCCGGCGACGGCGCCCTGGCGCGGCAGATGCTGCTCGGCCTCGGGCTGCTCTCGCTGGTGCTGGCGGCGGTGTTCATGGTCCGCCAACGCGACATCAAGCGCCTGCTGGCCTATTCGAGCATCGAGCACATGGGCATTCTCGCCCTGGGGGTCGGCATCGGCGGGCTGGCCGCCTTCGGCGCCCTGCTGCACCTGGTCAACAACGCCCTGACCAAGGGCTGCCTGTTCCTGGCCGCCGGCAACATCCACCGGGCCTTCGCCAGCAAGCGCCTGGAGGACATCCGCGGCGCGACCACCCGCCTGCCGCTCTCCGGCGGGCTGTTCCTGGCCGGCTTCCTGGCCATCACCGGCTCCCCCCCCTTCGGTCCCTTCCTCAGCGAGTTCACCATCCTGCGCGGGATGTTCCAGGCCGGCCAGGGGCCGCTGGCCGCCCTCGTGCTGTTGCTGCTGGCTACCGTCTTCATCGGCATGGGGGCCACGGTGCTCAGCGTCGCCCAGGGCGACCCCCCGGCCGGCGAAGCCCCCTTCCGCGACCGCTTGCTGCTGGTCGCCCCGCCGCTGGGATTTCTCCTCGCCATCCTGCTGCTCGGCCTCTATCTTCCCGAGCCGCTGCGGCATCTGCTGGAAAATGCCGCGTCACTGCTGGAGGTGCAGCCATGA
- a CDS encoding hydrogenase produces the protein MNQLSNLCLLLVILLNFFTLGSARLGACIRAVALQGGLLALLPLLAHGLNAHTLLLAAGALGLKGLLIPWLLLRAIREVRIRKEVEPLIGFVPTLVLGALFTAGAFIFADSLPLVPAHHQGLFVPTSLATLFAGFLLLMSRRKAITQVLGYLILENGIFIFGTLLSEALPLMVEAGVLLDLLVGVFVMGIVINQINREFSTLNTERLSALKE, from the coding sequence ATGAATCAATTGAGCAACCTCTGCCTGCTGCTGGTGATCCTGCTCAACTTCTTCACCCTGGGCAGCGCCCGGCTCGGCGCCTGCATCCGGGCGGTGGCGCTGCAGGGGGGACTGCTGGCCCTGCTGCCGCTGCTCGCCCACGGGCTGAACGCCCACACCCTGCTGCTCGCCGCCGGCGCCCTGGGACTCAAGGGGCTGCTCATCCCCTGGCTGCTGTTGCGGGCGATCCGCGAGGTGCGCATCCGCAAGGAGGTCGAACCGCTGATCGGCTTCGTCCCCACCCTGGTGCTGGGCGCCCTGTTCACCGCCGGAGCCTTCATCTTCGCCGACTCCCTGCCGCTGGTCCCGGCCCACCACCAGGGGCTGTTCGTGCCGACCTCCCTGGCCACCCTGTTCGCCGGTTTTCTGCTGCTGATGAGCCGGCGCAAGGCGATCACCCAGGTGCTCGGTTACCTGATCCTGGAAAACGGCATCTTCATCTTCGGCACCCTGCTCTCCGAGGCCCTGCCGCTGATGGTCGAGGCCGGGGTGCTGCTCGACCTGCTGGTCGGGGTCTTCGTCATGGGGATCGTCATCAACCAGATCAACCGGGAATTCTCCACCCTGAACACCGAACGCCTCTCTGCATTGAAGGAATGA
- a CDS encoding respiratory chain complex I subunit 1 family protein — MTIARLLLHLFLLLTFAPLLQGVIARTKARFAGRSGAPLLQPYYDLARLWRKGFVFSRTTTWVFLAGPVTALVVPLLASLLVPFGALPAPFSFDGDLILFVYLFGLARFFTATAALDTGSSFEGMGAAREVTFACLAEPTVLFALIVLARVSGGLSLNTLLGPGLAAGWQTAGASLGLVAVCLFLVLLVENSRIPFDDPNTHLELTMIHEVMVLDHSGPAFGLILYGSAMKLMVLGAPLVRLLLPWQSGNLLLDALVFLAGMLALAVLVGVVESSMARLRLVRIPQVLVGTTLLSMFALVLVLR, encoded by the coding sequence ATGACAATCGCCCGGCTGCTGCTCCATCTGTTTCTGCTGCTGACCTTCGCCCCTTTGCTGCAGGGGGTGATCGCCCGGACCAAGGCCCGCTTCGCCGGCCGCAGCGGGGCGCCCCTGCTGCAGCCCTATTACGACCTGGCCCGGCTCTGGCGCAAGGGGTTCGTCTTCAGCCGCACCACCACCTGGGTCTTCCTGGCGGGCCCGGTAACCGCCCTGGTGGTGCCCCTGCTGGCCTCCCTGCTGGTTCCCTTCGGCGCCCTGCCGGCCCCGTTCTCCTTCGACGGGGACCTGATCCTGTTCGTCTACCTGTTCGGCCTGGCCCGCTTTTTCACCGCGACGGCCGCTCTCGATACCGGCTCGAGCTTCGAAGGGATGGGGGCCGCCCGCGAGGTGACCTTCGCCTGCCTGGCCGAGCCGACGGTGCTCTTCGCCCTGATCGTGCTGGCCCGGGTAAGCGGCGGGCTGTCCCTGAACACCCTGCTGGGCCCCGGGCTGGCCGCCGGCTGGCAAACTGCCGGGGCCTCGCTGGGGCTGGTCGCGGTCTGCCTGTTTTTGGTGCTGCTGGTGGAAAACTCGCGCATCCCCTTCGACGATCCCAACACCCACCTGGAGTTGACCATGATCCACGAGGTCATGGTCCTCGACCACAGCGGCCCGGCCTTCGGTCTGATCCTCTACGGGTCGGCCATGAAGCTGATGGTGCTGGGCGCCCCGCTGGTGCGCCTGCTGCTCCCCTGGCAAAGCGGCAACCTGCTGCTGGACGCCCTGGTGTTTCTGGCGGGGATGTTGGCGCTGGCGGTGCTGGTGGGAGTGGTCGAATCGAGCATGGCGCGGCTGCGCCTGGTGCGCATCCCCCAGGTGCTGGTCGGCACCACCTTGCTGTCGATGTTCGCCCTGGTGCTGGTGCTGCGCTGA
- a CDS encoding proton-conducting transporter transmembrane domain-containing protein, with protein MSWLLAGIGLIMTAGLSGLLAGRQGGGGEKPACALLLAGTLLAGGGIAGALAGKLEASLRLPWPVPGGELALGIDGISALFLFPLLLIAAAGSLFGLGYWTRRHHPRGGRRLRLFYGLITAAMLLLLVARNGLLFLVAWEIMALSGFFLITTEEHKGEARRAGLIYLAATHTGTLALFALFALLEQAAGSFAFPAGGTLAAGGAPLFLLGLAGFGLKAGLMPLHIWLPGAHAAAPSHASALLSGAMIKTGIYGLVRLSSFFAEIPPWWGWTVLALGALSGVLGVVLALAQHDIKRLLAYHSVENIGIIALGLGIALLGRSHQVPELVLLGIGGALLHVVNHGLFKSLLFLSAGSLIHATGTREIDQMGGLLRRQPWTGVCFLGGAVAICGLPPFNGFVSEWLIYLGAFRALRQGPLALQLAAMVAPALALIGALALACFVKVFGIAFLGEPRSDGALKAREAGPAMRWPMALLFGACAWIGLLPWTLAPLLQRAALDWSPLAAAVSLAAPLAPLHWVGLGGWLLVLALAGCGGWLAGHSRRAPRDVATWGCGFARPTTRMQYSASSFADFLAGLFRCGLLTERHGGRVEGLHPGPAELSTHTPDAVLDRVLLPASGKLAWLFTWLRAVVQNGRVGLYLLYLILTLLALLGLVLLT; from the coding sequence ATGAGCTGGCTGCTGGCGGGCATCGGGCTGATCATGACCGCGGGGCTGTCGGGGCTGCTGGCCGGGCGACAGGGCGGGGGCGGCGAAAAACCGGCCTGTGCGCTGTTGCTCGCCGGGACCCTGCTGGCAGGGGGTGGGATCGCCGGGGCATTGGCCGGCAAACTGGAAGCCTCGCTGCGCCTGCCCTGGCCGGTTCCGGGCGGCGAATTGGCGCTGGGGATCGACGGCATCTCGGCCCTGTTCCTGTTCCCCCTGCTGCTGATCGCCGCCGCCGGCAGCCTGTTCGGCCTCGGCTACTGGACCCGGCGCCACCACCCCCGGGGCGGACGCCGGCTGCGGCTTTTCTACGGCCTGATCACCGCCGCCATGCTCCTGCTGCTGGTGGCCCGCAACGGCCTGCTGTTCCTGGTTGCCTGGGAAATCATGGCCCTCTCGGGTTTTTTTCTCATCACCACCGAGGAGCACAAGGGCGAAGCGCGCCGGGCCGGGCTGATCTACCTGGCGGCCACCCACACCGGCACCCTGGCCCTGTTCGCGCTGTTCGCCCTGCTCGAGCAGGCCGCGGGCAGCTTCGCCTTCCCCGCCGGCGGAACTCTGGCGGCCGGCGGCGCGCCCCTGTTTCTGCTCGGGCTGGCCGGCTTCGGCCTCAAGGCCGGGCTGATGCCGCTGCACATCTGGCTGCCCGGCGCCCACGCGGCGGCCCCCAGCCACGCCTCGGCGCTGCTCTCCGGGGCGATGATCAAGACCGGCATCTACGGGCTGGTGCGGCTGAGCTCCTTCTTCGCCGAGATCCCTCCCTGGTGGGGCTGGACGGTGCTCGCCCTGGGGGCGCTCTCCGGGGTGCTCGGGGTGGTGCTGGCCCTGGCCCAGCACGACATCAAGCGGCTGCTCGCCTACCACAGCGTGGAGAACATCGGCATCATCGCCCTCGGCCTGGGGATCGCCCTGCTCGGCCGCAGCCACCAGGTGCCGGAGTTGGTCCTGCTGGGGATCGGCGGGGCGCTGCTGCACGTGGTCAACCACGGGCTGTTCAAGTCCCTGCTGTTTCTAAGCGCCGGCAGCCTGATCCACGCCACGGGCACCCGGGAGATCGACCAAATGGGCGGGCTGCTGCGACGCCAGCCCTGGACCGGGGTCTGCTTTCTCGGCGGGGCGGTGGCGATCTGCGGGCTCCCCCCCTTCAACGGCTTCGTCAGCGAATGGCTGATCTACCTGGGGGCGTTTCGCGCCCTTCGCCAAGGCCCCCTCGCCTTGCAGCTGGCGGCGATGGTCGCCCCGGCTCTGGCGCTGATCGGCGCCCTGGCGCTTGCCTGCTTCGTCAAGGTGTTCGGCATCGCGTTTCTCGGCGAGCCGCGCAGCGACGGGGCGCTAAAGGCCCGCGAAGCCGGGCCGGCCATGCGCTGGCCGATGGCGCTGCTGTTTGGGGCCTGCGCCTGGATCGGCCTGCTCCCCTGGACCCTGGCGCCGCTGCTGCAGCGGGCCGCGCTCGACTGGAGCCCGCTGGCCGCCGCGGTTTCGCTGGCGGCGCCGCTGGCCCCTCTGCACTGGGTCGGCCTGGGCGGCTGGCTGCTGGTTCTGGCACTGGCGGGATGCGGCGGGTGGCTGGCCGGGCACAGTCGCAGGGCCCCCAGGGACGTCGCCACCTGGGGCTGCGGCTTTGCCCGGCCGACCACCCGCATGCAGTATTCGGCCTCCTCCTTCGCCGATTTTCTGGCGGGCCTGTTCCGCTGCGGCCTGCTGACGGAGCGTCACGGCGGCAGGGTCGAAGGGCTCCATCCCGGGCCGGCGGAGCTCTCCACCCATACCCCGGACGCCGTGCTCGACCGGGTGCTGCTGCCGGCCTCGGGGAAGCTTGCCTGGCTGTTCACCTGGCTGCGCGCGGTCGTACAGAACGGCCGGGTCGGCCTCTACCTGCTCTACCTGATCCTAACCCTGCTGGCCCTGCTGGGCCTGGTTCTTCTCACCTGA
- a CDS encoding proton-conducting transporter transmembrane domain-containing protein: MTLLLAAMAILAGGALAALPAARRPELASRVGALVALLGSLPAAAAALRVLLSGEAASLNLPWSVPGGAFALALDPLAAFFLLPIALLAPLCALYAGPYLRQEGRHRSLAPHWFFFNLLIAAMLLVVTAANAVLFLAGWELMTLCSYFLVAWDHRHPEVRQAAWLYLMAAHCGLMLLLVLFLLAGSYCGSLNFADFAPLSGLPATAAATLFLLAVGGFGVKAGLFPLHVWLPDAHPAAPSHVSALMSGVLVKTGIYGILRMATLLPPAPAWWGWLLALLGIGGALYGISLAALQRDIKRCLAYSTVENVGIVFLGQGVGMVAAGQGHPAIAALALAGGLLHLWNHALFKGLMFLGAGALFTATGTRDMDRMGGLLRRMPTTGALWLGGSLAIAALPPLNGLVGEWLIYLGLLQSGLTETGFATLAPLLLVGLLGLTGALALVTFTRLVGISLLGEPRSEAAGQAREAAPEMRAAMAVLLSGCLAVGLYPQGALRLLATPLAVLDAEAGAALAGPAGQLAGLGRWALLLWLALAAAALLLAALRRRCGRAAEPTWGCGFAFPAPRMSYTGEAYAELCQDHLLPKVLRPQVEGGRVQGLFPAPARLRQSSSDPTLERLLRPFSAWVAERCVKLRWLQQGRLHAYLLYIFITCAALLGWIVLAGHGGGSS; this comes from the coding sequence ATGACCCTGCTGCTTGCAGCCATGGCGATTCTGGCCGGCGGCGCGCTGGCGGCGCTGCCGGCGGCACGCCGCCCCGAGCTGGCCAGCCGCGTGGGCGCCCTCGTCGCCCTGCTCGGCAGCCTGCCGGCGGCGGCCGCCGCGCTGCGCGTGCTGCTGAGCGGCGAAGCCGCCTCCCTGAATCTGCCCTGGTCGGTCCCCGGCGGCGCCTTCGCCCTGGCTCTCGATCCGCTTGCGGCGTTCTTCCTGCTCCCCATCGCCCTGCTGGCCCCGCTCTGCGCCCTCTACGCCGGCCCCTACCTGCGCCAGGAGGGGCGGCATCGCTCCCTGGCCCCGCACTGGTTTTTCTTCAACCTGCTGATCGCCGCCATGCTGCTGGTGGTCACCGCGGCCAACGCGGTGCTGTTTCTGGCCGGCTGGGAGCTGATGACCCTCTGCTCCTATTTCCTGGTCGCCTGGGACCACCGACATCCCGAGGTGCGCCAGGCGGCCTGGCTCTACCTGATGGCGGCCCATTGCGGGCTGATGCTGCTGCTGGTCCTGTTTCTGCTGGCCGGCAGCTACTGCGGCAGCCTGAATTTCGCCGATTTCGCCCCCCTTTCCGGGCTCCCGGCGACGGCAGCGGCCACCCTCTTTCTGCTGGCGGTGGGGGGCTTCGGCGTCAAGGCGGGGCTGTTTCCCCTGCACGTCTGGCTCCCCGACGCCCACCCGGCGGCCCCCAGCCACGTCTCGGCGCTGATGTCCGGGGTGCTGGTAAAAACCGGCATCTACGGCATCCTGCGCATGGCGACCCTGCTGCCTCCCGCCCCCGCGTGGTGGGGCTGGCTGCTGGCCCTGCTCGGCATCGGCGGGGCTCTCTACGGCATCAGCCTGGCGGCGCTGCAGCGCGACATCAAGCGCTGCCTGGCCTACTCCACGGTGGAGAACGTCGGCATCGTCTTTCTCGGCCAGGGGGTCGGCATGGTGGCGGCAGGCCAGGGGCATCCGGCGATCGCCGCCCTGGCCCTGGCCGGCGGCCTGCTGCACCTCTGGAACCACGCCCTGTTCAAGGGGCTGATGTTTCTCGGCGCGGGGGCGCTGTTCACCGCCACCGGCACCCGCGACATGGACCGCATGGGCGGACTGCTGCGGCGCATGCCGACGACCGGCGCCCTGTGGCTCGGCGGCAGCCTGGCCATCGCCGCCCTGCCGCCGCTCAACGGCCTGGTCGGCGAGTGGCTGATCTACCTGGGCCTGCTGCAGTCGGGGCTCACCGAGACCGGGTTCGCCACCCTGGCACCGCTGCTGCTGGTCGGCCTGCTGGGGCTGACCGGGGCGCTGGCGCTGGTCACCTTCACCCGCCTGGTCGGCATAAGCCTGCTCGGCGAGCCCCGTTCGGAGGCCGCCGGCCAGGCCCGGGAAGCCGCTCCTGAGATGCGCGCCGCCATGGCCGTGCTGCTGAGCGGCTGCCTGGCCGTGGGGCTCTATCCCCAGGGGGCGCTGCGGCTGCTGGCCACCCCGCTGGCCGTCCTCGATGCCGAGGCGGGCGCCGCCCTGGCCGGCCCCGCCGGGCAGCTGGCCGGGCTCGGACGCTGGGCGCTGCTGCTCTGGCTGGCTCTGGCCGCGGCGGCCCTGCTGCTGGCCGCCCTGCGCCGCCGGTGCGGCCGGGCCGCAGAACCGACCTGGGGGTGCGGCTTCGCCTTCCCGGCCCCGCGCATGTCTTACACCGGCGAAGCGTATGCCGAGCTTTGCCAGGATCACCTGCTCCCCAAGGTGCTGCGTCCCCAGGTCGAAGGGGGACGGGTGCAGGGGCTGTTTCCCGCTCCAGCGCGGCTGCGCCAGTCTTCCAGCGACCCGACCCTGGAGCGGCTGCTGCGGCCGTTTTCCGCCTGGGTCGCCGAGCGCTGCGTGAAGCTGCGCTGGCTGCAGCAGGGGCGGCTCCACGCCTACCTGCTCTATATCTTCATCACCTGCGCGGCCCTGCTCGGCTGGATCGTCCTCGCGGGCCACGGCGGAGGCAGCTCATGA
- a CDS encoding YoaK family protein, producing MPYSPFKEKSTLHRERPWVFVYGALLAGTAGYVNAVLLGIYHVPVSHMSGAVARLAIDLSTCNRQDLEGAMAIFFAFLCGAILSGLVIGGTKVQPGRRYGVAMMFEGALLALATFLLVTGRSGGIATAAMACGLQNAMASSYCGLILRTTHVTGIVTDIGVMLGHWLRYRRTEFWKLVLLLSILCGFFGGGLLGAACHARVGAIALLLVAAGCTLAGAFYYAWRRRHLNELPLERWGYFPPQEADSLK from the coding sequence ATGCCTTATTCGCCATTCAAGGAAAAAAGCACGCTCCACCGGGAACGCCCCTGGGTCTTCGTCTACGGGGCCCTGCTCGCCGGAACCGCCGGTTACGTCAACGCGGTACTGCTGGGGATCTACCATGTCCCGGTCAGCCACATGTCCGGGGCCGTCGCCCGCCTGGCCATCGACCTCTCCACCTGCAACCGCCAGGACCTGGAAGGGGCGATGGCCATTTTCTTTGCCTTTTTGTGCGGCGCCATCCTCAGCGGCCTGGTCATCGGCGGCACCAAGGTGCAGCCGGGCCGCCGCTATGGCGTAGCGATGATGTTCGAAGGGGCCCTGCTGGCCCTGGCGACCTTTTTGCTGGTCACCGGCCGTTCGGGCGGCATCGCCACGGCGGCCATGGCCTGCGGGCTGCAAAACGCCATGGCCAGCAGCTACTGCGGCCTGATCCTGCGCACCACCCATGTCACCGGCATCGTCACCGATATCGGGGTGATGCTCGGCCACTGGCTGCGCTACCGGCGCACCGAGTTCTGGAAACTGGTCCTGTTGCTGTCGATCCTCTGCGGTTTTTTCGGCGGCGGCCTGCTCGGCGCGGCCTGCCATGCCCGGGTCGGGGCGATCGCCCTGCTGCTGGTCGCCGCCGGCTGTACCCTGGCCGGGGCATTCTATTACGCCTGGCGCCGCCGTCATCTCAATGAACTCCCCCTGGAGCGCTGGGGGTATTTCCCACCGCAGGAGGCGGATTCGCTCAAATGA
- a CDS encoding PTS sugar transporter subunit IIA, producing the protein MNLSVKDAARLLTVSEKTIYRWIKQEIVPAYKVNESYRFNRAELIEWATSRRMGLAADAFSEPETDAQPLPTLYEALEAGGVFYRIEGKNRDEVLADAVAHLRLPEEVDRGYLQQVLVAREQLASTAVGGGIAIPHPRSPGLLHVTRPTVTLCFLENPVAFHALDGKPVGVLLLIISPTLRFHLHLLSRVGFALQDAEFARALRSEQSREKIFAALAAAEGRFQG; encoded by the coding sequence ATGAACCTTTCTGTTAAAGATGCGGCCCGTCTGCTCACGGTCTCGGAAAAGACCATCTACCGCTGGATCAAACAGGAGATCGTCCCGGCCTACAAGGTCAACGAGAGTTACCGCTTCAACCGGGCCGAGCTGATCGAGTGGGCCACCTCCCGCCGGATGGGCCTGGCGGCCGACGCCTTCAGTGAACCGGAGACCGACGCCCAGCCGCTGCCGACCCTCTACGAGGCGCTGGAGGCCGGCGGGGTGTTCTACCGCATCGAAGGGAAAAACCGCGACGAGGTGCTGGCCGACGCGGTGGCTCACCTGCGCCTGCCCGAGGAGGTGGACCGCGGTTACCTGCAGCAGGTGCTGGTCGCCCGCGAGCAGCTCGCCTCCACGGCGGTGGGCGGAGGCATCGCCATCCCCCATCCGCGCAGCCCCGGGCTGCTGCACGTCACCCGGCCGACGGTGACCCTCTGTTTTCTGGAAAACCCCGTCGCTTTCCACGCCCTCGACGGCAAGCCGGTAGGGGTCCTGCTGTTGATCATCTCGCCGACCCTGCGCTTTCACCTGCACCTGCTCTCCCGGGTCGGTTTCGCCCTGCAGGATGCCGAGTTCGCCCGGGCGCTGCGCAGCGAACAGAGCCGGGAAAAGATTTTCGCCGCGCTGGCCGCTGCCGAAGGAAGGTTTCAGGGGTGA